A region from the Coffea eugenioides isolate CCC68of chromosome 9, Ceug_1.0, whole genome shotgun sequence genome encodes:
- the LOC113783611 gene encoding uncharacterized protein LOC113783611 isoform X1: MADFEPPSFSLGFDLDLDPDPEPQTARRPEPSTSYNIKPAKRSSAGATIRSKNNDDEEDDFETPTMGFKPQVSDTPRTLKRLRRGPTLATQKGKSKEEWFNVDDEIEEFSSQEDPSPVSIADNASKHHNSICGSSKFTLTGHGLVASQSAIQAEERKKKEVSNASTCNRLVFPDLHVSPLRKFQLIDSDSDSDEPSPPGRPQKVVNQVEFSSKDRASGPHLVEAAAEVKKSKASARMSQSEDLWKEIHSEKTLNIPTPAFDEVCEEYFRSVKGKNGFWNCDKDCYETSNFSKNNVEEHVAGPQPPAHAYYYHEDPRIQKLVHSRLPNFFPLEAGNNQGQKQLNACPIDYMGQFNQREIPKHGKKGPKNGPSSTRSQKSARKSSVQELSQESESWINPRCSAKNPKDAGKRRIHAVGKSSGHWYTAADGRRVYVAGNGQELTGQIAYRQYRRESGAGFKKSKKKAATKKKPARKKK; the protein is encoded by the exons ATGGCGGATTTTGAACCTCCATCATTCTCACTAGGGTTCGATTTGGACCTGGACCCGGACCCGGAGCCCCAGACCGCTAGAAGACCCGAACCATCAACCAGCTATAATATCAAACCAGCTAAAAGATCATCTGCCGGAGCTACCATCCGTTCAAAAAACAACGACGACGAGGAGGATGATTTTGAAACGCCAACAATGGGCTTTAAACCACAAGTATCGGACACACCTCGGACCCTCAAACGGCTCCGGCGAGGGCCCACATTAGCCACCCAGAAAGGGAAATCCAAGGAGGAGTGGTTCAATGTAGATGATGAGATTGAAGAGTTCTCTTCCCAGGAAGATCCGTCTCCAG TTTCAATAGCAGACAATGCTTCAAAGCATCACAATTCCATCTGCGGCAGTTCAAAGTTCACTTTAACTGGTCATGGGCTTGTAGCCTCACAATCAGCAATACAGGCagaggagaggaagaagaaagaggtTTCAAATGCTTCTACTTGCAACAGATTGGTTTTCCCTGATTTACATGTCAGTCCCCTTAGAAAGTTCCAGTTGATAGATTCTGATTCTGATTCTGATGAACCTTCTCCCCCTGGACGTCCACAGAAAGTAGTCAATCAAGTAGAATTTTCTTCAAAAGACAGAGCTTCTGGTCCCCACTTAGTTGAAGCTGCAGCTGAAGTGAAGAAATCTAAAGCCTCAGCTAGAATGTCCCAATCTGAGGATTTATGGAAAGAAATTCATTCAGAGAAGACCTTGAACATACCTACTCCAGCTTTTGATGAGGTTTGCGAGGAGTATTTCAGATCTGTGAAAGGTAAAAATGGATTTTGGAATTGCGACAAAGACTGTTATGAAACCAGCAATTTCAGTAAGAATAATGTAGAAGAACATGTGGCCGGGCCTCAACCACCTGCTCATGCCTATTATTATCACGAGGATCCAAGGATCCAAAAGCTCGTTCATTCTCGTTTGCCCAACTTTTTTCCCTTGGAGGCTGGAAACAACCAAGGACAGAAACAGCTTAATGCATGCCCAATTGATTACAT GGGCCAATTCAATCAACGAGAAATTCCGAAACATGGTAAAAAGGGACCTAAGAATGGGCCAAGCTCAACAAGGAGCCAAAAGAGTGCAAGAAAATCAAGTGTTCAAGAGTTGTCACAGGAATCAGAGAGCTGGATAAATCCTAGATGTTCTGCTAAAAATCCTAAAGATGCTGGCAAAAGAAGGATACATGCAGTAGGTAAATCTTCTGGGCACTGGTATACAGCTGCTGACGGAAGAAGA GTTTATGTAGCTGGAAATGGACAGGAGTTGACTGGTCAAATTGCTTATAGACAATACAGAAGG GAGAGTGGAGCTGGATTCAAGAAGTCCAAGAAGAAAGCAGCAACAAAGAAGAAACCTGCTAGAAAGAAGAAATAA
- the LOC113783611 gene encoding uncharacterized protein LOC113783611 isoform X2 yields the protein MADFEPPSFSLGFDLDLDPDPEPQTARRPEPSTSYNIKPAKRSSAGATIRSKNNDDEEDDFETPTMGFKPQVSDTPRTLKRLRRGPTLATQKGKSKEEWFNVDDEIEEFSSQEDPSPDNASKHHNSICGSSKFTLTGHGLVASQSAIQAEERKKKEVSNASTCNRLVFPDLHVSPLRKFQLIDSDSDSDEPSPPGRPQKVVNQVEFSSKDRASGPHLVEAAAEVKKSKASARMSQSEDLWKEIHSEKTLNIPTPAFDEVCEEYFRSVKGKNGFWNCDKDCYETSNFSKNNVEEHVAGPQPPAHAYYYHEDPRIQKLVHSRLPNFFPLEAGNNQGQKQLNACPIDYMGQFNQREIPKHGKKGPKNGPSSTRSQKSARKSSVQELSQESESWINPRCSAKNPKDAGKRRIHAVGKSSGHWYTAADGRRVYVAGNGQELTGQIAYRQYRRESGAGFKKSKKKAATKKKPARKKK from the exons ATGGCGGATTTTGAACCTCCATCATTCTCACTAGGGTTCGATTTGGACCTGGACCCGGACCCGGAGCCCCAGACCGCTAGAAGACCCGAACCATCAACCAGCTATAATATCAAACCAGCTAAAAGATCATCTGCCGGAGCTACCATCCGTTCAAAAAACAACGACGACGAGGAGGATGATTTTGAAACGCCAACAATGGGCTTTAAACCACAAGTATCGGACACACCTCGGACCCTCAAACGGCTCCGGCGAGGGCCCACATTAGCCACCCAGAAAGGGAAATCCAAGGAGGAGTGGTTCAATGTAGATGATGAGATTGAAGAGTTCTCTTCCCAGGAAGATCCGTCTCCAG ACAATGCTTCAAAGCATCACAATTCCATCTGCGGCAGTTCAAAGTTCACTTTAACTGGTCATGGGCTTGTAGCCTCACAATCAGCAATACAGGCagaggagaggaagaagaaagaggtTTCAAATGCTTCTACTTGCAACAGATTGGTTTTCCCTGATTTACATGTCAGTCCCCTTAGAAAGTTCCAGTTGATAGATTCTGATTCTGATTCTGATGAACCTTCTCCCCCTGGACGTCCACAGAAAGTAGTCAATCAAGTAGAATTTTCTTCAAAAGACAGAGCTTCTGGTCCCCACTTAGTTGAAGCTGCAGCTGAAGTGAAGAAATCTAAAGCCTCAGCTAGAATGTCCCAATCTGAGGATTTATGGAAAGAAATTCATTCAGAGAAGACCTTGAACATACCTACTCCAGCTTTTGATGAGGTTTGCGAGGAGTATTTCAGATCTGTGAAAGGTAAAAATGGATTTTGGAATTGCGACAAAGACTGTTATGAAACCAGCAATTTCAGTAAGAATAATGTAGAAGAACATGTGGCCGGGCCTCAACCACCTGCTCATGCCTATTATTATCACGAGGATCCAAGGATCCAAAAGCTCGTTCATTCTCGTTTGCCCAACTTTTTTCCCTTGGAGGCTGGAAACAACCAAGGACAGAAACAGCTTAATGCATGCCCAATTGATTACAT GGGCCAATTCAATCAACGAGAAATTCCGAAACATGGTAAAAAGGGACCTAAGAATGGGCCAAGCTCAACAAGGAGCCAAAAGAGTGCAAGAAAATCAAGTGTTCAAGAGTTGTCACAGGAATCAGAGAGCTGGATAAATCCTAGATGTTCTGCTAAAAATCCTAAAGATGCTGGCAAAAGAAGGATACATGCAGTAGGTAAATCTTCTGGGCACTGGTATACAGCTGCTGACGGAAGAAGA GTTTATGTAGCTGGAAATGGACAGGAGTTGACTGGTCAAATTGCTTATAGACAATACAGAAGG GAGAGTGGAGCTGGATTCAAGAAGTCCAAGAAGAAAGCAGCAACAAAGAAGAAACCTGCTAGAAAGAAGAAATAA
- the LOC113782504 gene encoding uncharacterized protein LOC113782504, with protein MKESDNSSHDGLHSNESSGDEGGSKDMDKKKFRVFNPTTEMDDPKFELGLLFKCKIDFINVAKSHGVKYGRKIRFKKNDSNRCKAICRSKRCMWNIYCSVRSDKVTFQIKNMLLTHTCGRTTYHGLASVTYLANKYLVDIRLNPNFNVGDFMIKVHKDLGVSIAPNVGYKYSKLWSYCEELQKANPNSNVFMNTTENNEGDDEFQRFHVCLNGCKRGFLQGCRYVVGLDGCHLKGCHKGVLLTAVGIDPNDHLFLIVYAIVETENKNSWKWFGEELKEGLVQAIQDVLSGVEHRMCLRHMYNNFKKQHLGLALKERIWVVARASYRDRFAGLESLKEFDEGAYNWQKPILNMLETIRFYLMVRMEKKREWIRKYTGEICPKILKKLEKNKLVANDCIPSHSKDWKFEVRCMYGDRYTVDLISRCCSCRKWDLNGIPCAHAIVAICDTGEESEKFVHDCYSKEAYMRAYEPMINPMNAEQMWKNSDMLPVLPPENIKLPGRPRKAR; from the exons ATGAAAGAGTCAGATAATTCATCACATGATGGGCTGCACAGCAATGAGAGTTCTGGAGATGAAGGAGGGAGTAAGGATATGGACAAGAAGAAGTTTAGGGTATTCAATCCTACAACAGAGATGGATGACCCAAAGTTTGAACTTGGGTTGTTATTCAAGTGTAAAATTGACTTTATCAATGTTGCAAAATCACATGGAGTGAAGTATGGAAGGAAAATCAGGTTTAAGAAAAATGATTCAAACAGATGCAAAGCCATATGCAGAAGCAAGAGATGCATGTGGAACATATATTGCTCAGTTAGGAGTGATAAAGTGACATTCCAAATAAAAAACATGCTGCTGACTCACACTTGTGGTAGGACAACCTATCACGGCCTGGCAAGTGTGACATATTTGGCCAACAAGTATTTGGTGGACATTAGACTGAACCCAAATTTTAATGTAGGTGATTTTATGATAAAGGTCCACAAGGACTTGGGAGTTAGTATCGCACCTAATGTGGGGTATAAG TACAGTAAACTTTGGAGCTACTGTGAAGAACTTCAAAAGGCAAATCCTAACTCTAATGTGTTCATGAATACAACTGAGAATAATGAGGGTGATGATGAGTTTCAGAGATTCCATGTGTGCCTAAATGGTTGTAAAAGAGGGTTTCTGCAGGGTTGTAGATATGTTGTAGGTCTTGATGGATGTCACTTAAAAGGCTGTCATAAGGGAGTTCTTCTCACAGCCGTTGGTATTGATCCAAATGATCATCTATTTTTGATAGTGTATGCCATAGTTGAGACTGAAAATAAGAACTCTTGGAAATGGTTTGGAGAAGAGCTAAAAG AGGGGCTAGTTCAAGCTATTCAAGACGTACTGTCAGGGGTTGAGCATCGCATGTGTTTGCGGCACATgtataataatttcaaaaaacaaCATCTAGGCTTAGCTCTCAAGGAAAGGATATGGGTTGTCGCACGAGCTTCTTATAGGGATAGATTTGCTGGATtggagtcactaaaagagtttGATGAAGGTGCTTACAATTG GCAGAAACCAATTCTTAACATGTTGGAGACCATTAGATTTTACTTAATGGTTAGAATGGAAAAAAAGAGGGAATGGATAAGGAAATACACTGGGGAGATATGTCCTAAAATTCTGAAAAAGTTGGAGAAAAATAAGCTTGTTGCAAATGACTGCATTCCTAGCCATTCCAAGGACTGGAAATTTGAAGTTAGGTGCATGTATGGTGATAGGTATACTGTGGACCTTATTAGTAGATGTTGTAGTTGTAGAAAGTGGGACCTTAATGGCATTCCTTGTGCACATGCCATTGTTGCAATTTGTGACACTGGAGAGGAATCCGAAAAGTTTGTACATGATTGCTACTCCAAAGAAGCTTACATGAGGGCATATGAACCCATGATAAACCCAATGAATGCTGAGCAAATGTGGAAAAATTCTGACATGCTGCCCGTGCTACCTCCTGAGAACATAAAACTTCCTGGTAGACCACGAAAGGCTAGATGA